In Cryptomeria japonica chromosome 10, Sugi_1.0, whole genome shotgun sequence, a genomic segment contains:
- the LOC131038475 gene encoding uncharacterized protein LOC131038475, giving the protein MECNKDEAERAKEIAEKKFGEKDLMGAQNFALKAHLLYPELDGLAQTMAALEVHIAAENTVNGDMDWYGILDVNQFDDAASLRKQYRRLALLLHPDKNKSVGADGAFRLLHEAWSVLSDRVKRLSYDEKRKRFQQRFWQPQKPASDGNAWSFNNGFYNFNGFTRCTTQTTASTHFPVSPMPWSTPPATFWTACHSCKMQFEYQRMYENKNLWCPNCRKTFCSATFRTACTFCKKHYEYHRVHENKNLWCPNCMKVFCSATFWTACPCCKMQHENHRVYENQNLVCSNCNKTFCAVETTVNNTRESTSSGFQWSSSQEQQDYTNHSAYNIWGC; this is encoded by the coding sequence ATGGAATGTAATAAGGATGAGGCGGAAAGGGCTAAAGAGATTGCAGAGAAGAAGTTTGGAGAAAAAGACCTTATGGGTGCTCAAAATTTTGCTCTCAAGGCACACCTTTTGTACCCCGAGTTGGATGGGCTAGCCCAGACGATGGCTGCTTTGGAGGTCCACATTGCTGCGGAGAATACAGTCAATGGGGACATGGATTGGTATGGGATACTTGATGTTAATCAATTTGATGATGCAGCCTCTCTGAGAAAGCAGTACAGAAGATTGGCTTTGCTCCTTCATCCGGATAAGAATAAGTCTGTTGGGGCAGATGGTGCTTTCAGGCTTTTGCATGAGGCGTGGAGCGTACTCTCAGACAGAGTGAAGAGACTTTCCTATGATGAGAAAAGAAAAAGGTTTCAGCAGAGGTTTTGGCAACCACAGAAACCAGCGTCTGATGGTAATGCTTGGAGCTTTAACAATGGGTTCTACAATTTTAATGGTTTCACTCGTTGCACTACACAAACGACTGCTTCCACACATTTTCCTGTTTCTCCTATGCCTTGGTCAACTCCACCTGCCACATTTTGGACTGCCTGTCATTCTTGCAAGATGCAATTTGAGTATCAACGAATGTATGAAAACAAGAATCTGTGGTGCCCAAATTGCAGGAAGACTTTTTGTTCAGCCACATTTAGGACTGCCTGTACTTTTTGCAAGAAGCACTATGAGTATCACCGAGTGCATGAAAATAAGAATCTGTGGTGCCCAAATTGCATGAAGGTTTTTTGTTCAGCCACATTTTGGACTGCTTGTCCTTGTTGCAAGATGCAACATGAGAATCACCGAGTGTATGAGAATCAGAATCTGGTGTGCTCAAATTGCAACAAGACTTTTTGTGCTGTAGAGACAACAGTAAACAACACGAGGGAATCCACTTCTTCTGGCTTCCAGTGGTCTTCTAGCCAAGAGCAGCAAGATTATACAAACCACTCTGCTTATAATATATGGGGTTGTTAA